The sequence CCAATATAGGGTGTAACCTTTACTCCTCATATTGGTGGAACTGGAAATTCTAGAAGAATTATTGTTGAAGGGTGTATGTATTTGGATATAAGGACTTTGAATCCAAAATATGTTAAACGTTCGTGGTGGTCTTTTTAATAAAAATATGAAAAAAATAAAATTAGAATATAACCTGTGTGTATTTTTATTTGCTTATTTAAATTAAGCAGGCTTATCATTACACAGAGCGGGGTGGACAAGCATCAGAGAATTGAACACTTTTTACTCCAATCAGGTAAATCCAAGAGAAGTAGTAAAACTTTTAATATTAAATGCTAATTTAGATGCAAATAAAGTAGGGTATTATTACGGAATAAAAGAATATTCTCTAAAAAAAAAAATATTCTTTCCCGGATATTTTTTTACTTGGCTTTCCTCCTGTTTTCCTTAAGGATGAAATTTATTATATATACCAAAAATTGATAAATTTTGCAGAAATGCTTTAAAAAGATACTGAAATGCATACCTTGGAAATGGAAAAATTAAGATTAGACTATCAAAATTTTCTTTAGGCATACTGAGATATAAAATATCTTATTAAAGATTATAGTAAGCATTAAAAATTGAACATTATATGCAGCATGATGGGCTAAAGGATATTAAGATAAAAGAGTTTATAAAAAAGCTGCCTAATTTATCTGATTTATAATATATTTCAAGAATATTTGATAATACCTCAAATCTCGTCCACTAGTCCGATCATCTTGCTAGTGTCCATAAATAAAATGAGACCACTATTGGTAACGTTCCTAATATGATGGTGATAAATTAGAGGTAAAGAACTTCAGGAAACCGGAATGTATGATTACGGAGCCCGAATGCTGATACCCGATTTAGGAAGATGGAACGGGATAGATCAACTAACGGAAAACTATCATTCTAAAAGCCCATATGCGTATGTGATGAACAATCCTTTGTCCTTCACAGATCCTGATGGCAGGCAAATAAACAGAGAAGAAAGGGGATGGTCTTTTTCAGGGGAAGATATTGGCTGGGCAATGAGCTATTTCCAGAATGGAGGTAGTCTCAAAGCATTAGACAATGCACTTGAATCCTGGAATGCAGGAAGAGGAAGTTTTGAGGGTAATAATGATAACTTCTGGACGAAATTTGAAGGATTAAATCTTTCATTGCCACCAGTGACACTTACCGGGAAAATTGGTGCAGTTTGGGCGCTACAGCTTCGCAATCATGTAAATGCTTACATGGAGCAGTGGAATGGTCAATATAGCGCTAGGTTTTTTGAGGATAGAGTTGGAGATCAGGTACTTCCTCCCAAAAAAACGGCATTAGGGAAGTTTTGGTCATTTATAAGTCCTCGGATCTGGAAGGAAGGCGGAATGTCATATATGGTAAACTATGAAGGAATAGCTACGGGTATTGCACCTATAATAGGCGATGTTCCTTTAAGTGGGCCAGGATTAAAAGGTATAATAACGACTGAAGGATCAATTACGAAAGCATTATTTGCTACTGAAAAGGAAATAATATCCTCAGGAGATTTTTTAAGAATTGAAAATGCTGCAACGAGAATTAATAAACCAATTACAGTAGTTGGTAGCAGAGCAACTGGAAAAGCTAAGGCATATTCTGATTGGGATTATGTTATTGAAAATCTTAATAACAAGGAATGGTCAAAAATAAAAAACTCAATCCCAGGAGCTAGATCTACAATAGATAACACTCCACGAAATATTGATATTTTTAAGAAACTTGATCTATCAAGGCCATATCTTACTATTCATCCACGTTAAATTTATAAATATGTTAGGAATTATTGATCAAGTTTTTATTAACAAGTATGGGCAAGATCTTGTAAATATTGATCCTTTTAAAATACTGTTTTCAAATTTTAATATAGAAAACAAAAGAGATTATTTAGAAGGAATAATATCTCTTATCATGCAGTCTAAACTACAGAATGAAGATGTAGAATCAGCTATAAAAACTAGTGGTTTAAAGCCGACTTTTACACCTTGTGTTCTATTAAAAAAAGGTGTTGCAAATCATAATTTGATAAAGTTAATTAATTTACCAGAGACTGAATTAGAAAAGACACTGGTTTTATTGATGAACTTGTTTAAAATTGGATATAAAAGAAGGTTTATAGAGGAAAAAAATAATCCTGATAAATGGTGGTACTGGGATCTATCTGAGATTAATACAGAAGATAAAATTCTGAAAAATTATGGATAAAAGCTTAGTTACTCACCATTTTATTAAAAATTACACTTTATGATATTTTATTCAAATAGAAAATTTAAAACGTGGGGCTATACTGTAAGCCACTCCTCTTTATTATTACGCAGTGAAATGAAATACCTTGACCAAGATGATTATTCCGAAAACACTTCTCATAATATTGATCTCGAATTTTGGGCAGTAAATTATATATTAATATACCGGCTTATATTCATGAAATTACAATTAATGAAGTAACAGAAAAAGAATTATTCATAGATCTTGATAAAGAATTATTGAAACATGATATGAAAATTTTCGAGATAGAATCTGCAGGTAAGAAATATTACATTATTGCTGGGGGGCTTTTAATAGGAAAAAATTCATGGATAAATCAAGATAGGATTTTTGACTATAATTTAAATTTAGAACACGATGAAATAATATTTCAAACAGGTTAGTCATAGTGTTCCAGTTAGACAATGTATCTCTCACCGGTACTAGCGTCTCACTCATGCACTGAATAATAACAGCAAAGCTAATGATGTAATCTGCAATAGCTTTGTTGTTACTGAATGACTTAAGTATCATACAGTAAATAATGAGCAATTCTATATTTTTTATAAGATTATATTGTATTATGAATTAGCTTTATATTTTAAAACGAAGATTTAGATATTGATTAATAGGTAAGATTGAGGATACGTAAATAGATAGCTTCTGGACGAAATTTGAAGGAATGGAATGGTCAATATACCTTTAACTTTATTCATGATAGATTTGGTGATCAGGTACTGCCTGCCAAAAAACAGCATTTTGGAAATTTTGGTCATTTATAAGTCCTCGCACCGGGAAAGATGGTAGTGGGTTATCATATACTGTAAATTATGAAGGAATCGCAACCAGTATCGCACCTAGGCGATGTTCCTTTAAGTGGACCAGGTATTACTGGTATTAAAAGTATAATACAGGCAGAGGCTATCGGTGCATATTATTCTGTAGCGTATGAAATGAAGCTAGCTAAATACCTTTATCCGGGAAAAAGCGGATACATACATTTTAAGGCAGTTAATACGGCTCTTTCAGATGCTATGAAATCAGATGCCAGATTTGCCGAAGGAATTACAGATTTAGGGATTACAATTCCAAAATCTGTAACAGGAAATATTGGGGGTACATCCCCTAAAAACTGGGTTTGGCACCATGATGTAGGGCAAGGTGTTATGCAATTGGTTCCTAAATCACAACATCCAAGTATACCGGGGGGTATATTTTGGAAAACAATGCACCCTGACGGTAAAGGTGGAATGTCAATCTGGGGTAGCGGATATAAAAAGAAATAAGCTTAAAAAAGATAAATAATGAATTACACAAATTTTATTGGTTATTTAGCCAATCTTGAAAACCTTGATGACCTTTACATCGAATTCAACGCAGATGCAGATTCTGAAGCTCTGATTGTTTGTTTGAAAAACTCTCTTGATATGAATTCAGAGATAGCTATTTTCGGAATAGAGGAAACAGAAGGCGACCTTATTTTTGAAAAAGATGGTAACAAATATGTCGAGCTGTTTCCGTTGGACTCTGTTCAGGAAATGGTCGGAGAATATGTTAATACTTATAAGGGTATTTCAAATACCGAAATAGCGGAAAGACTTCTGGATTATAGAATAAATGATGCTTAATTTATTTGTAGGAATGCTTAAGCTAATAAAATTTGCTTGAATTTAAGGGCTGCTTATCAAAGTGGCCCTTTACAAAATAATATTCATGGATAATCAAGAATTAATAGAAAAAACTTACTTAGAATCTACTAAAGGAATTAAAGAAGAATGGTTTTATAGCGATGTTCCACATTGGTATAGCTATGTTGTTAATCTTCCAAAGGACTTACAAGCTACGTATTTGACAGTTATTTTGGAAAATCAAGTCCTAAATGGCGGATTTCACCAGTATTTTGTGAATGCATACGGACAGTTTGCAAAGGAGACAATAGATGCTTTAATAGAAATAGGCGCTTTAAAAAAATCAAATTTATTAGATAAAGCTTTGAAGATTGTACAAGGCGAAGGCATGAGTGACATTGAGTTTAGGAAAGAATTGATTAACAAAACGCTTAAAAAGCTTTACATAGACGATGATTTATTTGCTCCTTTAGAGGAATTGGATGATATATACTATGATATTGAAGATGAATATATTTCTGATTTACTGGGCGAATATTTAAGAAAAGATTTTAGAAAGAGAAGTTGTAGAAGGTAAATAAATAACTCAATACATTAATGAAACTGCTTTATAATGTATCTGCTCGAAGATAATTGAGACATTTAAGGGCTGTAAGTTAATACGGCCCTTTTTAATAATATTGTCCTGTCCTAAAATAAGTTGACAACAAATCGACTTATTTATGAAAAAATTAGAATTAATAAGAGAAAAACGCACTCAAAAAGATTACACATTAGCTTTTAAATTAAGTATTGTATCTCAAGTAGAAACGGGTGATTTCACTTATAAACAGGCACAAAAGCACTATGGTATCCAAGGAAAGAGTACTGTTTTGGTTTGGCTCAGAAGATATGGTAACTTAGATTGGAATAAGCCCAAGATTCATATTATGGACAATTCAAAAGAAACACCAGCTCAAAAAATCAAGCGTTTAGAGAAAGAGCTCTCCGATGAAAAGTTAAAGAATAAAGCTTTTAATACGATGATTGACATCTCTGACAAGCAATATGGTACTCAAATCAGAAAAAAGTATTTCTCCCAACAATCTTCAAACTCCACAGACAAGGAATAAGTATCTCCAGACTGTGTAGATTGTTTGGGATAAGCGGTCAGGCTATTTACCAGGGAAAGAAAGGATTCTGGTCCGAGAAGATGAATTTTTGAGAGTGAAAAAATTGGTTCAAAAAGTACGGATAGAGTTACCTAAACTTGGAACAAGAAAACTTTATTTCCTTCTGAAAGAACGCTTCAAAGAAGAAAAAATAAAGTTGGGACGAGATGCTCTATTTGCATTGTTGAAAAGAAAAAACATGCAGATTCGGATTCAAAAGAAATATGTTAAGACAACTTTCTCAAAACATTGGCTTAGGAAGCATCCCAATCTATTAAAGAACGTAAAAATTGAGACGGCGGAACAGGTTTTTGTAAGTGATATTACTTACCTTAAAACAACAAAATCTACGTGCTACCTATCTTTAGTAACAGATGCTTACAGTAGAAAGATAACGGGATATTCTTTAAGCTTAAATATGAATGCTGAAAGTGTTGCAAAAGCATTAAAAATGGCTATTAAAAATAGAGTTACCAATAACCTTCTAATTCATCATTCAGATAGAGGTTTACAATATTGTTCAGATCTTTATCAAAAAATTCTTCATAAAAATAAAATTCAACCTTCTATGACAGATGGTTATGATTGCTATCAAAATGCACTAGCAGAAAGAATTAATGGAATTTTAAAACAAGAATTCCTCTTTTATAAAACGAAAAATATAGAAGATCTGAACTCATTAGTAAAAGAAAGTATATATCTTTATAATATAAAAAGACCACACTTAAGTCTTAATATGGAAACTCCAGATAAGATCCATAAAAAATCCGAAGAAACAAAAATGCTCTCCGGATTAAATATTGTTTAATATATGTCAACCTATTTTAGGACGACTCATCGACCGTGATCCGCAAAAATATATTCCGAACATATTCGAAGCGAAAGAAAGTGATTTTCAGAGCGCCATTCATAAAGTATTCCATTCTACAAAATTTGCTTCTTCAATTGTATTGCCTGTAGTGAAATGAGAGCGATTAGGTCAATCTTAATATTTTGAGTATTTTTTTAAAATTACGGCAGTTACAATAAACAAAAAAATCCTGCATATCATTGATTTTGCAGGATTTATCTATTTTTTGATGCTTTTTGAAAACTTTCGTTTTCGCATCTTGCGGAGAGTGAGGGATTCGAACCCCCGGACCTGTTACAGTCAACAGTTTTCAAGACTGCCGCAATCGACCACTCTGCCAACTCTCCCTTAACTCCGATTATATCGTTGTTTTCAGTGGTGCAAATATAGAATGATTTTTAGTTTCTGCAAAACTTTTCCCCTACAAATTTTAACAAAACTTAATAATCAGCTAAAAATCAGATTGATTATTTTTGTTAATTGCTATAAAATGATTCAGCTAATTCTTTATTTGCTCCTGTTTATCCGGTTTTGAGAGGAAAAGGTCCTGTATTTTGATAGAAAAAAACTTAAGAAATAGAATTTGATCTAAGAATTTTCATTTGGTGTATTTTTTGCAATGCCTGTCAGACTAAAAAAAATTAATTATTTATGAAATTATCTTATCTGGGAGCAGGGGTTTTAGGGATTGCCTTACTATTCACTTTAGGATCTAATCTTGTTTTTGCTAAACAACCTTTGTTAACAACAGAAAATGTGCAGAATGATTCTGATTCTGTAAAAGTTGAGAATCTGGCTAAAGAGCTAAAGAAACTGAAGCCTATCAACACAAATGATTTTAAAAGTAAATTCAAAAAAGAGATTAACGGGTTTAAACTTACAGAAGTTACAGCATTTGAAGATAAAGAAACAGGATCATACGCTACAGCAAACTATGCAAAAGGATCTCAGAATGTTTATCTAATGGTAACAGATGGTGCCGGTGTAGGAGCAGAGCAGGTTAAAGGAAGTCTTTTAAGTTATCTGGAACTCAAATCAATTGAAGAACCAGGTGATAAAACCAATATTAAAAATTATAAAGGCTGGTTCGTTTACTTTGACCATAGTATGTATGAAAATGATAAAATGACAAGTATTCAATATCTGGAAGGGAACAGGTATGGAGTAGTGGCTTCCGGGAATAATATCTCCCTTGAAGAACTGAAAAGTCTTTTAGATAACGTTAATCTGTAAAATATTCTAATAATAGAGCAAAGCTTCGGTTTATGAAAATAAATCGGAGTTTTTTATTCATTCCCTAAATTCCTTTATTTATTTCTTTATTTCCTTGGTTCATTGTTTTTTCATTGAATAAGCTGTGTGGTTGCAATAGCTTTGATTTATCAAAACAAAAACAATTAGCAATATACTATCATGAACCGAGAATTAATTTTTTTAAGAACATTTGCTTTTACAGTAGCCATTGGAATCATTTTCTTAACCGCTTCAGCTTTCAAAACAGACGGGCGTCAGAAATTTACAGAAATTGATGTGGAAAGAATCAACGTGATGGAAAAAGACGGAACTGTAAAAATGATTATTACCAATGTAGACCGATTTCCAACAGGAGAAGAAAAAGTAAATGGAAGTGCACCCAATACGACAAGGAAGAAGCGCTCAGGGATGCTTTTCTTCAATGAAGAAGGGATTGAATGTGGTGGTTTTATTTATGATGGACAGAAAAATAAAAACGGGCACAGCTCCGGATTATCTCTCACTTATGATCAATATGATGGAGATCAGGTGATGCAATTGTTGACGCAAGATTATAAGAAAGGCGATAAAAGAGTAGTATCTAGTGGGCTTTATTTCAATGATAGACCTTCAAAGGAATCTCAAATTAAAACAAGTGAAATTATGAAAGAGCTGGATAAGCTG is a genomic window of Chryseobacterium nakagawai containing:
- a CDS encoding DMP19 family protein — encoded protein: MDNQELIEKTYLESTKGIKEEWFYSDVPHWYSYVVNLPKDLQATYLTVILENQVLNGGFHQYFVNAYGQFAKETIDALIEIGALKKSNLLDKALKIVQGEGMSDIEFRKELINKTLKKLYIDDDLFAPLEELDDIYYDIEDEYISDLLGEYLRKDFRKRSCRR
- a CDS encoding HNH endonuclease gives rise to the protein MKESQPVSHLGDVPLSGPGITGIKSIIQAEAIGAYYSVAYEMKLAKYLYPGKSGYIHFKAVNTALSDAMKSDARFAEGITDLGITIPKSVTGNIGGTSPKNWVWHHDVGQGVMQLVPKSQHPSIPGGIFWKTMHPDGKGGMSIWGSGYKKK
- a CDS encoding RHS repeat-associated core domain-containing protein translates to MRGKELQETGMYDYGARMLIPDLGRWNGIDQLTENYHSKSPYAYVMNNPLSFTDPDGRQINREERGWSFSGEDIGWAMSYFQNGGSLKALDNALESWNAGRGSFEGNNDNFWTKFEGLNLSLPPVTLTGKIGAVWALQLRNHVNAYMEQWNGQYSARFFEDRVGDQVLPPKKTALGKFWSFISPRIWKEGGMSYMVNYEGIATGIAPIIGDVPLSGPGLKGIITTEGSITKALFATEKEIISSGDFLRIENAATRINKPITVVGSRATGKAKAYSDWDYVIENLNNKEWSKIKNSIPGARSTIDNTPRNIDIFKKLDLSRPYLTIHPR
- a CDS encoding DUF5958 family protein; translated protein: MLGIIDQVFINKYGQDLVNIDPFKILFSNFNIENKRDYLEGIISLIMQSKLQNEDVESAIKTSGLKPTFTPCVLLKKGVANHNLIKLINLPETELEKTLVLLMNLFKIGYKRRFIEEKNNPDKWWYWDLSEINTEDKILKNYG